One stretch of Punica granatum isolate Tunisia-2019 chromosome 5, ASM765513v2, whole genome shotgun sequence DNA includes these proteins:
- the LOC116207664 gene encoding trafficking protein particle complex subunit 12: MEQESTDAGALLDPLSNPFASLDSLSPDLSSLNDLATRGSWRSILDKVSRSRSLNLLRHPHHHLTYLSFNVLALSKLRRFADASAELESLQDLDSPEYRYESYPKIYPDRSGSMVPFFLRWLHCIVPLRLEQRREGLDRLYRLVDLVREKLKEREANSREESLNVWKRRELFVMNTIIGDHLSHKEFSVCLDLIKDLLSRDCSGLDAVLLSKLGYIQLQVGDLEGAKGAFSRVEGISSEGNSVELKNLVNRNKALIYLVGKDYVSAVREYEVCIERDHMDFVAINNKAICLMYLRDLSDSIKVLENSLERVPMVALNETLVVNLCSMYELAYVNHSEIKKTLSNWIARVAPDDFDSSCTRI, from the coding sequence ATGGAGCAGGAGTCAACCGACGCCGGCGCCCTGCTCGATCCCCTATCGAACCCATTCGCATCGCTGGACTCCCTATCACCGGACCTCTCCTCCCTCAACGACCTGGCTACCCGCGGCTCGTGGCGGTCCATCCTCGACAAGGTGTCCCGATCGCGTTCCCTCAACCTTCTCCGCCACCCCCACCACCACCTCACCTACCTCTCCTTCAACGTCCTCGCCCTCTCGAAGCTCCGCCGCTTCGCCGACGCCAGCGCTGAGCTTGAGTCCCTCCAAGACCTCGACAGCCCCGAATACAGGTACGAATCCTACCCCAAGATCTACCCCGACCGGTCCGGTTCCATGGTCCCCTTCTTCCTCCGGTGGCTCCACTGCATTGTCCCCCTCAGACTGGAGCAGCGCAGGGAGGGTTTAGATCGCCTCTACAGGCTGGTCGACCTCGTTAgggaaaaattgaaagaaagggAAGCTAATTCCCGCGAAGAGTCGTTGAATGTGTGGAAAAGGAGGGAGCTTTTTGTGATGAACACCATCATTGGAGACCACTTGAGCCACAAGGAGTTCAGTGTTTGCTTGGATTTGATTAAGGATTTGCTTAGTAGGGATTGCTCAGGTTTGGATGCGGTTCTGTTGTCGAAACTAGGTTATATTCAGTTGCAGGTGGGAGACTTGGAGGGCGCTAAAGGAGCATTCAGTCGGGTCGAGGGAATATCAAGTGAAGGGAATTCCGTGGAATTGAAGAACCTCGTGAACCGAAACAAGGCATTGATTTACTTGGTCGGGAAAGATTATGTTTCAGCAGTTAGAGAATACGAGGTGTGTATCGAGAGGGACCATATGGATTTTGTGGCGATCAACAACAAGGCAATTTGTTTGATGTACTTGAGGGACTTGTCGGACTCGATAAAGGTGTTGGAGAACTCGCTCGAGAGGGTTCCCATGGTCGCGTTGAACGAGACCCTCGTGGTGAATCTTTGCAGCATGTATGAGTTGGCTTATGTTAATCACTCAGAGATTAAGAAGACTCTGAGCAATTGGATTGCCCGGGTGGCTCCCGATGATTTTGACTCATCATGTACGAGGATTTGA